Proteins encoded together in one Coregonus clupeaformis isolate EN_2021a chromosome 30, ASM2061545v1, whole genome shotgun sequence window:
- the LOC123482281 gene encoding monoglyceride lipase-like, which yields MPEPGAPRRTPQGVPYADLQHIVNADGQHLFCRYWEPEGPPRALVFVAHGAGEHCGPYDEIGQTLKKQSLLVFAHDHGESNTL from the exons ATGCCCGAACCAGGAGCTCCGCGGCGGACTCCGCAAGGTGTTCCGTACGCCGACCTGCAGCACATCGTCAACGCCGACGGACAGCACTTGTTCTGCCGCTACTGGGAGCCGGAAGGCCCCCCAAG GGCTCTGGTGTTCGTGGCCCACGGGGCAGGGGAGCATTGCGGGCCGTACGATGAGATTGGCCAGACCCTTAAAAAACAGTCTCTGCTTGTCTTTGCACACGACCATGGTGAGTCAAACACCCTGTAG